From the genome of Cytobacillus firmus, one region includes:
- a CDS encoding acyl-CoA dehydrogenase family protein: MKFQDLKTPEERIRLMEELSKKFLSRAAKNDEEGLFPFENMKELKESGYTSLTVPKRYGGKEISLSEFLHLQEKIAEGDGSTALSIGWHMGIIKSLGEKNNWEEAVFKKLCEDVKKGALMNNCATEPQTGSPTRGGKPVTSARKEEDSWIINGRKSFTTMAPVLDYFNVSATIEESGEIGNFLIPGNSTGLEIEETWDSIAMRGTGSHDLLIKDVRVKEEALVELFQPGKKGAAGWLLHIPACYLGIAQAAQDYAITFAKDYSPNSIKGAIIDLPNVQQKIGEMEFELMRARYFLYSVADKWDEANDETRSGMQPELGAVKLAVTNAAITVVDLAMRVAGARSLSVKNPLQRYYRDVRAGLHNPPMDDMTIQALAKNAIK; encoded by the coding sequence TTGAAATTCCAAGACTTAAAAACCCCCGAAGAAAGAATCAGGCTCATGGAAGAGCTCTCAAAAAAATTTTTATCAAGAGCAGCCAAAAACGATGAAGAAGGCCTTTTTCCGTTTGAAAATATGAAAGAACTAAAAGAATCCGGCTACACCTCCTTGACCGTCCCTAAACGATACGGGGGAAAAGAAATCTCCCTATCTGAATTTCTGCACCTCCAGGAAAAGATAGCGGAAGGTGATGGCTCCACCGCCCTGTCCATTGGATGGCATATGGGGATTATCAAAAGCCTTGGCGAGAAAAACAACTGGGAAGAAGCAGTATTTAAGAAGCTGTGTGAAGACGTCAAAAAGGGTGCCCTAATGAATAACTGTGCAACAGAACCGCAGACCGGCAGCCCTACAAGGGGAGGCAAGCCTGTTACCTCTGCACGAAAAGAGGAGGATTCCTGGATCATTAATGGCCGGAAAAGCTTCACAACCATGGCTCCCGTGCTGGATTACTTCAATGTGAGCGCCACGATTGAAGAGAGTGGAGAGATTGGGAACTTTTTAATTCCGGGAAATTCTACAGGTCTGGAGATTGAGGAAACGTGGGACAGTATTGCTATGAGAGGAACAGGAAGCCATGACCTTCTTATAAAAGATGTAAGGGTAAAGGAAGAGGCCCTTGTTGAGCTGTTTCAGCCCGGGAAAAAAGGCGCTGCCGGCTGGCTTCTCCACATTCCGGCCTGTTATTTGGGCATTGCACAGGCTGCTCAGGATTATGCGATTACCTTTGCGAAAGACTACTCCCCGAACAGCATAAAGGGTGCCATCATTGATTTGCCCAATGTTCAGCAAAAAATTGGAGAGATGGAATTTGAACTCATGAGAGCACGCTATTTCCTTTATTCAGTTGCAGATAAATGGGATGAAGCAAACGATGAAACGAGAAGCGGGATGCAGCCTGAATTGGGAGCGGTCAAGCTGGCTGTAACGAACGCGGCCATTACAGTAGTCGATTTGGCCATGCGGGTAGCAGGTGCCCGCAGTTTATCAGTAAAAAATCCGCTGCAGCGCTATTACAGGGATGTACGTGCCGGGCTGCATAACCCGCCAATGGATGATATGACAATTCAGGCATTAGCAAAAAATGCGATAAAGTAA
- the cax gene encoding calcium/proton exchanger, with product MTNKVFMVLAFAGVPLSVIGTLMHWSNILLFVIYCITIIALASYMGRATESLAVVAGPRIGGLLNATFGNAVELIISIFALKAGLISVVLASLTGSVLGNLLLVAGLSFFVGGVKYKTQSFNVFDARHNSGLLMFAVIVAFVIPEVFSMTMDEAETITFSIGISVILIALYLAALFFKLVTHRGVYQSKEESKSSHEEETPEWSKGKAIAVLAISTIAVAYVSENLVHTFETVGEAFGWTELFIGVVIVAIVGNAAEHASAIIMAYKNKMDIAVEIAVGSTLQVAMFVAPVLVLLSLLFPTAMPLVFTLPELIAMVTAVLLMIVIGNDGETNWFEGATLLAAYVIMGIGFYLL from the coding sequence ATGACAAATAAAGTGTTTATGGTATTGGCGTTTGCGGGTGTTCCGCTGTCTGTCATCGGAACATTGATGCACTGGTCCAATATCTTGCTGTTTGTGATATACTGCATCACAATTATCGCATTAGCCAGCTATATGGGAAGGGCGACAGAAAGCCTTGCCGTAGTAGCGGGTCCCCGAATTGGCGGATTACTGAATGCCACCTTTGGAAATGCAGTTGAACTTATCATTTCGATTTTCGCTTTAAAGGCCGGCCTGATAAGTGTTGTGCTTGCATCACTGACAGGATCCGTATTGGGGAATTTACTTTTAGTGGCAGGACTATCATTTTTCGTTGGAGGAGTAAAATACAAGACCCAGTCCTTTAATGTCTTTGATGCACGCCACAATTCAGGACTTCTGATGTTTGCGGTCATTGTGGCTTTTGTAATCCCGGAGGTTTTTTCCATGACCATGGATGAAGCTGAAACGATTACGTTCAGCATCGGCATTTCTGTCATTTTAATCGCTCTGTATTTAGCGGCTTTGTTCTTCAAATTGGTCACCCACCGGGGCGTCTATCAATCAAAAGAGGAGAGCAAAAGCTCTCATGAGGAGGAAACCCCCGAATGGAGCAAAGGGAAGGCCATTGCGGTGCTTGCCATTTCGACCATTGCCGTTGCCTATGTATCAGAGAATCTGGTGCATACCTTCGAAACAGTCGGAGAAGCGTTTGGCTGGACAGAGCTGTTTATTGGGGTAGTGATAGTGGCCATCGTCGGAAATGCGGCAGAGCATGCTTCTGCCATCATTATGGCTTATAAAAATAAAATGGACATTGCTGTTGAAATTGCCGTTGGTTCCACACTTCAGGTGGCGATGTTCGTAGCGCCAGTCCTTGTACTGCTTTCGCTGCTCTTCCCAACAGCCATGCCGCTTGTTTTTACATTACCTGAGCTGATTGCCATGGTGACGGCCGTTCTGCTGATGATTGTCATTGGCAATGACGGGGAAACCAACTGGTTTGAAGGAGCCACTCTCCTGGCAGCTTACGTAATCATGGGAATAGGATTTTATCTTTTATAG
- a CDS encoding YfkD famly protein, translated as MKKYVSILFLGLILLLSFHPAAEAQKGSEKPAKQPAKAITIPNSVLNVTKENTYPNPAQDMPTLQPSELTQQLIDSSKVTIENPDLIRMLNETSVSSTPFALGYRAIVYLGQWPLNYESAETSPNWEYQRINTNYFDNRGGKAPYQIHYVQEAQKVVRGGLTAKVPNAEDVKKMMLLKAMEKSGLPLAFETIIGAGTKKDHIYNIPPKRLGYLYGYAPAINEKGKVTYGEVYLMLKGSKKMIVIKNVTSQGIGAWIPIQDHVTFGFVVSERPR; from the coding sequence ATGAAAAAATACGTAAGCATTCTTTTTTTAGGTCTTATACTATTGCTGTCATTCCATCCGGCCGCAGAAGCGCAGAAAGGGTCTGAAAAGCCGGCAAAACAGCCAGCGAAAGCAATCACTATCCCTAATTCGGTGCTGAATGTAACGAAGGAAAATACGTATCCGAACCCTGCGCAGGATATGCCGACGCTGCAGCCGAGCGAATTAACCCAGCAGCTCATTGATTCATCGAAGGTTACGATCGAAAATCCGGATCTCATCCGGATGCTGAATGAAACCTCGGTCAGCAGCACTCCGTTCGCACTTGGCTATAGAGCGATCGTCTATCTCGGTCAATGGCCGTTAAATTATGAGTCTGCGGAAACCTCTCCAAATTGGGAATATCAGCGGATAAACACGAATTATTTCGATAACCGGGGCGGCAAGGCGCCTTACCAGATTCATTATGTGCAGGAAGCCCAGAAGGTTGTACGCGGGGGTCTGACTGCCAAAGTTCCCAATGCCGAGGATGTTAAAAAGATGATGCTCCTCAAGGCCATGGAGAAATCAGGTCTGCCTCTTGCTTTTGAAACGATTATAGGCGCAGGCACCAAAAAGGATCATATCTATAATATTCCGCCTAAAAGATTAGGGTATCTATACGGCTATGCTCCTGCCATCAATGAAAAGGGGAAAGTCACGTATGGAGAAGTGTACTTGATGCTGAAAGGCAGCAAAAAAATGATCGTCATAAAAAATGTCACTTCACAGGGAATAGGTGCCTGGATTCCGATTCAGGATCATGTGACATTCGGGTTTGTTGTTTCGGAAAGACCAAGATAA
- the yfkAB gene encoding radical SAM/CxCxxxxC motif protein YfkAB, translating to MKTQLSPITPEYDPWEAYSDIDQHGKMVLSNIEFTTTVLCNMRCEHCAVGYTLQPKDPDALPINLLLKRLDEIPLLRSLSITGGEPMLSKKSVENYVAPLLRYAHERGVRTQINSNLTLELARYEEIIPYLDVLHISHNWGTEEDFIEGGFAMMERKPTIEQRQRLFYRIIENSRELVKAGVMVSAETMLNKRTLPYLEKIHKQITEEMNCQRHEVHPMYPSDFASSLETLTLGEMRSAIHHLLDVRNEDTWMLFGTLPFYACSSEKEDLELLRRLHSSKNVTVRNDPDGRSRLNVNIFTGDVIVTDFGDTPPLGNIQTDQLEDIYQKWSRTELADSLNCHCAGVKCLGPNVLVKNSYYKETNFKTRRSNI from the coding sequence ATGAAAACACAACTTTCACCCATCACACCGGAATATGATCCATGGGAAGCTTATTCCGACATCGATCAGCACGGAAAAATGGTGCTTTCAAATATTGAATTTACCACAACGGTATTATGCAATATGCGCTGCGAACACTGTGCTGTCGGCTATACCCTTCAGCCGAAAGATCCTGACGCACTGCCAATCAATTTGCTTCTGAAAAGGCTGGATGAGATTCCCCTGTTAAGATCGCTGAGCATAACAGGCGGGGAGCCGATGCTTTCCAAAAAATCGGTTGAAAATTATGTTGCGCCGCTGCTGCGCTATGCACACGAAAGAGGGGTCAGAACACAGATTAATTCAAATCTGACGCTGGAGTTAGCCCGTTACGAAGAAATTATTCCTTATTTGGATGTCCTACATATATCTCATAACTGGGGAACGGAAGAGGACTTTATTGAAGGCGGCTTTGCAATGATGGAACGAAAGCCGACAATAGAGCAGCGTCAGCGTCTTTTTTACAGGATAATTGAAAACAGCAGGGAGCTCGTAAAAGCCGGGGTAATGGTTTCCGCTGAAACCATGCTTAATAAACGGACATTGCCTTATCTTGAGAAAATCCATAAACAGATTACGGAAGAAATGAACTGTCAGCGCCATGAGGTGCATCCTATGTACCCCTCAGACTTCGCCTCCTCATTAGAAACGTTAACTCTTGGAGAAATGAGATCAGCCATCCATCATCTTCTCGATGTAAGGAACGAGGATACCTGGATGCTGTTTGGCACTCTGCCCTTTTATGCCTGCAGCAGCGAGAAGGAAGACCTGGAGCTTCTAAGAAGACTGCACTCATCCAAAAATGTGACGGTCCGAAATGATCCTGACGGAAGATCACGTCTTAATGTTAATATTTTCACGGGTGATGTCATTGTCACTGACTTTGGTGATACACCGCCGCTCGGGAATATCCAGACAGATCAGCTTGAGGATATTTATCAGAAATGGAGCAGAACGGAACTCGCCGATTCCCTGAACTGTCATTGTGCCGGTGTAAAATGCCTTGGCCCTAACGTTCTTGTGAAGAACAGCTATTATAAAGAAACAAATTTTAAGACGCGACGCTCGAATATCTAA
- the ggt gene encoding gamma-glutamyltransferase gives MGYRRGKSLSNDMEKQSHERETAVGTAGMVVSPHSVATDIGEKILREGGNAVDAAAAIQFALNVVEPMMTGIGGSGFLMVYDNKKKDVKIYDGHTRAPKGVHPEMFLDDNGEVIDFRKRSTHGSAVGIPGILKALDTALEEHGSKPLADLIQPAIEAAESGVEVNWVMEEALQNFHYRLGEEAKAFYFPEGKTLKEGDRLVKDHLAQTFRILQKEGISSFYEGEIAQAIVKSLEEEGGFMTLEDLKNYRLTIDEPIWGEYKGYKIASSAPPSAGGVTVIQILKILEKFDLSQYDPKSWEKYYLITEAMRLAFADKVAYSGDPEFSDLPIEGLLHDVYIAERVKAINFKRRNDAIDFGNPWKYQEGEPKQIIRQPDDLEKSETTHFTVVDQWGNIAACTSTVEHPFGSGIMVKGYGFLLNNELTDFDANPGGINEPKPDKRPVSCKSPTILFKDDQPVLTLGSPGGPTIIGSVFQTIVNVIDHNMNLKEAIEEPRIFATTGPLIEWEPGISMESKGEMESMGYEFGDKPSRIGNVQAIQIDREKGRLYGAADSSREGKAAGITEEQIKS, from the coding sequence ATGGGTTATAGACGAGGGAAATCATTATCAAACGATATGGAAAAACAATCACACGAAAGAGAAACAGCTGTTGGTACTGCGGGGATGGTCGTGAGTCCTCACTCAGTTGCCACAGATATTGGTGAAAAAATATTGCGGGAGGGCGGCAATGCAGTAGATGCTGCTGCAGCCATCCAGTTTGCTTTAAATGTTGTAGAACCGATGATGACAGGCATTGGCGGAAGCGGCTTTTTAATGGTCTATGATAATAAGAAGAAAGATGTCAAAATATATGATGGCCACACACGGGCGCCAAAAGGCGTGCATCCGGAGATGTTTCTTGATGACAACGGGGAAGTAATCGATTTCCGCAAACGCTCTACCCATGGGTCAGCAGTGGGCATTCCGGGTATTTTAAAGGCTTTGGATACAGCTCTTGAGGAGCACGGATCCAAGCCGTTAGCCGATCTGATCCAGCCGGCAATCGAAGCTGCTGAGAGCGGTGTGGAAGTGAACTGGGTAATGGAGGAAGCTCTTCAGAACTTTCATTACAGACTTGGAGAAGAGGCTAAAGCATTTTATTTCCCTGAAGGCAAAACCTTGAAGGAGGGTGACAGGTTAGTTAAGGATCATTTAGCCCAGACATTCCGGATCCTGCAAAAAGAGGGGATTTCTTCTTTTTATGAAGGGGAAATTGCCCAAGCAATTGTAAAAAGTCTTGAAGAAGAAGGCGGCTTTATGACGCTTGAGGACCTGAAGAATTACCGTCTTACAATTGATGAACCGATATGGGGCGAATATAAAGGCTATAAGATTGCTTCGTCCGCTCCTCCGAGTGCAGGCGGTGTAACCGTGATTCAAATATTGAAGATCCTTGAGAAGTTTGACTTAAGCCAATATGATCCAAAGTCCTGGGAGAAGTATTATCTGATTACGGAAGCCATGCGATTGGCGTTTGCTGATAAGGTTGCCTATTCAGGTGATCCGGAATTTTCAGATCTCCCGATTGAAGGGCTGCTGCATGATGTTTATATTGCTGAAAGGGTCAAAGCCATTAATTTTAAAAGAAGAAATGATGCCATCGATTTTGGGAACCCATGGAAATATCAAGAGGGCGAACCAAAGCAGATTATCCGCCAGCCGGATGATTTAGAGAAAAGTGAAACGACCCATTTCACAGTTGTTGACCAATGGGGCAATATTGCTGCATGTACATCAACCGTTGAGCACCCATTTGGGTCAGGTATTATGGTAAAGGGCTACGGATTTTTATTAAATAATGAGCTGACAGACTTTGATGCCAACCCTGGCGGCATCAATGAACCAAAACCGGACAAAAGGCCGGTCAGCTGTAAAAGTCCGACGATTTTGTTTAAGGATGATCAGCCAGTCCTAACCCTTGGTTCTCCAGGCGGCCCAACCATTATCGGCTCGGTTTTTCAGACGATCGTGAATGTTATTGATCATAACATGAATTTAAAGGAAGCGATTGAAGAGCCCCGGATCTTTGCCACAACAGGACCGCTTATTGAATGGGAGCCGGGCATCAGCATGGAATCCAAGGGAGAAATGGAGTCCATGGGGTATGAATTTGGAGATAAGCCAAGCCGGATCGGAAATGTTCAGGCCATCCAGATCGACCGGGAGAAAGGCCGTTTATATGGAGCGGCTGACTCCAGCCGTGAAGGGAAGGCAGCCGGAATTACAGAGGAGCAAATAAAGAGCTGA
- a CDS encoding NUDIX hydrolase, with product MKRVDVVYSFIYDEITEKVLMVNNRHSTWSLPGGAVGKGETLEQAVIRETKEETGLVVEIKSIIAVNEAFFSKQGHHGLMITFGAKVIDGEITIKDKNEIAEIKWVDINTANKLMPYHPGGVGDLLKSSTPYIFQGEC from the coding sequence GTGAAGAGAGTAGATGTTGTATATTCGTTTATTTATGACGAAATAACAGAGAAGGTTTTAATGGTTAATAATCGACATTCAACTTGGTCTCTACCAGGTGGGGCGGTTGGAAAAGGTGAAACGTTAGAGCAGGCAGTTATCCGAGAAACAAAAGAAGAAACTGGTTTAGTAGTTGAAATAAAAAGTATTATTGCAGTTAATGAAGCGTTCTTTTCTAAACAAGGTCATCACGGATTAATGATTACATTTGGGGCAAAAGTTATAGACGGAGAAATTACAATTAAAGATAAGAACGAAATTGCAGAAATAAAATGGGTAGACATAAATACTGCTAATAAGTTAATGCCTTACCATCCAGGTGGAGTAGGGGACTTATTAAAATCCTCTACACCTTACATTTTTCAAGGTGAGTGTTAA
- a CDS encoding DinB family protein: protein MNSIDLIILNFNEVRRRSVNVWTSIPEEKLKWKPDDEAMNCIEMIRHVLESEHYYHLALINRGSLSEFISPFKNRPFTNVNAELEFAKPYRNNFIDTIKSFSEEDLTNIKIDRSDAGYIRDLGDMLLRIAYHESIHTGQLLDYLRTAGVPRIRIWD, encoded by the coding sequence TTGAATTCAATTGACCTAATTATTTTAAACTTTAATGAAGTTCGAAGAAGAAGCGTTAATGTGTGGACATCAATTCCTGAAGAAAAATTAAAATGGAAGCCTGATGATGAAGCCATGAATTGCATAGAAATGATCAGGCATGTTCTGGAAAGCGAACATTATTATCACCTAGCACTTATAAATAGAGGAAGTCTTTCAGAGTTTATTTCACCTTTTAAAAATAGGCCTTTCACTAATGTAAACGCGGAATTGGAGTTTGCAAAACCATATCGCAATAATTTCATTGATACAATTAAGTCATTTTCTGAGGAAGATTTAACAAACATAAAGATAGACCGCTCTGATGCAGGATACATAAGAGACTTGGGGGATATGCTCCTCCGTATTGCCTACCACGAATCAATTCACACTGGTCAGCTTTTGGATTATTTAAGAACTGCAGGGGTACCCCGGATTCGAATCTGGGATTAA
- a CDS encoding DUF421 domain-containing protein, with translation MLFSSWQDIWRVLSIGAMSYIFLVIFLRIAGKRTLTKMNAFDLVVTVAIGSTLATIFLNKQVSLAEGLTAYVLLISLQYIVSWLSLHSAKFNKIIKASPELLYYKGHFVESALKENRVLQSEVLQAVRSAGHASMDEIEAVVFETDGSMSVIQKSSSTSTMSTLSDIGQKKS, from the coding sequence ATGCTTTTTTCCAGCTGGCAGGACATATGGAGAGTTCTCTCGATTGGGGCAATGAGTTATATATTCCTGGTTATATTCCTAAGGATAGCAGGAAAAAGAACCTTAACCAAAATGAATGCATTTGATTTAGTGGTGACAGTTGCCATCGGCTCTACCCTTGCCACTATATTCCTTAATAAACAGGTATCACTTGCCGAGGGGCTGACTGCTTATGTTCTTTTGATCAGCCTGCAGTATATCGTTTCCTGGCTATCTCTTCATTCAGCCAAATTCAATAAGATCATAAAAGCCAGTCCGGAACTTCTCTATTACAAGGGTCATTTTGTTGAATCGGCTTTAAAAGAGAACAGGGTTTTACAATCAGAAGTCCTGCAGGCAGTGCGCTCTGCCGGTCATGCCTCAATGGATGAAATTGAAGCAGTTGTGTTTGAAACTGACGGCAGTATGTCAGTCATTCAAAAGAGCAGTTCAACCAGCACGATGAGCACCCTTAGTGATATTGGCCAAAAGAAAAGCTGA
- a CDS encoding SE1561 family protein — MGSPIQDKNSQVTFLKQRLNMFLDVLEAIEPEDTEIEDIDRLIEMIDDLESKCREFNNRD; from the coding sequence TTGGGCAGTCCGATTCAAGATAAAAATTCACAGGTTACTTTTCTAAAACAGCGCTTAAATATGTTCCTGGACGTACTGGAAGCTATTGAGCCGGAAGACACTGAAATCGAAGACATCGACCGTCTGATTGAAATGATCGATGACCTCGAATCCAAATGCCGTGAATTTAATAACCGCGATTAA
- a CDS encoding fumarate hydratase — translation MNIDKFQESMYQLIVETSTNLPRDVRRAIKSAKERENAGTRAAMSLDTITNNIKMADDNVSPICQDTGLPTFKIKTPVGANQLVMKEAIKNAIAQATKDGKLRPNSVDSLTGANSGDNLGFGTPVIKFDQWEKDYIDARLILKGGGCENKNIQYSLPCELDGLGRAGRDLDGIRKCIMHSVYQAQGQGCSAGFIGVGIGGDRSSGYDLAKEQLFRSVDDVNTNEDLRKLEDYVMENANELGIGTMGFGGETTLLGCKVGVMNRIPASFFVSVAYNCWAFRRLGVAISMETGEINEWMYQEGEHIDFGATEAELETAAAAETAEQTNIVTLQAPITEEQIRGLKVGDVVQINGMMYTGRDAIHHHLMDHDAPVDLNGQVIYHCGPVMMKDEDGKWHVKAAGPTTSIREEPYQGDIMKKFGIRAVIGKGGMGPKTLAALQEHGGVYLNAIGGAAQYYADCIKSVEGVDLMEFGIPEAMWHLKVEGFTAVVTMDSHGNSLHRDVDKSSLEKLAQFKERVF, via the coding sequence ATGAATATCGACAAATTTCAGGAAAGCATGTATCAGCTGATCGTTGAGACATCCACGAATCTTCCGCGTGACGTGCGCCGTGCGATTAAATCAGCGAAAGAAAGAGAAAATGCCGGCACGAGAGCGGCGATGAGCCTAGATACAATTACGAATAATATTAAAATGGCCGATGATAATGTGTCGCCAATCTGCCAGGATACCGGCTTGCCGACATTCAAAATCAAGACGCCTGTCGGTGCGAACCAGCTGGTTATGAAAGAAGCGATCAAAAACGCAATTGCCCAGGCAACCAAGGACGGAAAACTTCGCCCGAACTCTGTTGATTCTTTGACAGGAGCCAACAGCGGGGACAATCTTGGCTTCGGCACTCCTGTTATTAAATTTGATCAATGGGAAAAAGATTATATTGACGCACGCCTGATCTTAAAAGGCGGCGGCTGTGAAAATAAAAATATCCAATACAGCCTTCCATGTGAACTTGACGGCCTTGGCCGCGCTGGACGCGACTTGGATGGAATCCGCAAGTGCATTATGCACTCTGTATACCAGGCCCAGGGACAAGGCTGCAGCGCCGGTTTCATCGGTGTAGGAATCGGGGGAGACCGCTCTTCAGGATATGACCTGGCGAAAGAGCAGCTGTTCCGTTCTGTAGATGATGTGAACACTAATGAAGATCTTCGCAAGCTTGAAGATTATGTGATGGAAAATGCCAATGAGCTTGGCATCGGAACAATGGGCTTCGGCGGGGAAACAACGCTCCTTGGCTGTAAAGTCGGTGTGATGAACCGCATTCCTGCCAGTTTCTTCGTATCTGTGGCTTATAATTGCTGGGCGTTCCGCCGTCTTGGCGTGGCAATCAGCATGGAAACAGGCGAAATTAATGAATGGATGTACCAGGAAGGCGAGCACATCGACTTTGGTGCAACTGAAGCTGAGCTTGAGACAGCGGCAGCAGCAGAAACAGCTGAGCAAACCAACATCGTGACCTTGCAGGCTCCGATCACGGAAGAACAGATTCGAGGTCTTAAGGTCGGTGATGTCGTTCAAATCAACGGCATGATGTACACTGGGCGCGACGCCATCCACCACCACTTAATGGACCATGATGCACCAGTTGACCTTAATGGACAGGTTATTTATCACTGCGGTCCGGTTATGATGAAGGATGAAGACGGCAAGTGGCATGTAAAAGCAGCCGGTCCGACTACAAGTATCCGTGAGGAGCCTTATCAGGGCGATATCATGAAAAAGTTTGGCATCCGTGCTGTAATCGGAAAAGGCGGAATGGGGCCGAAAACATTGGCAGCACTTCAGGAGCATGGCGGCGTTTACTTAAATGCAATCGGTGGGGCTGCACAATATTATGCAGACTGCATCAAATCGGTTGAAGGTGTGGATCTGATGGAATTCGGTATTCCTGAGGCCATGTGGCACCTTAAGGTTGAAGGCTTTACCGCAGTGGTGACAATGGATTCCCACGGCAACAGCCTTCATCGTGATGTAGATAAATCTTCACTTGAGAAACTGGCGCAATTTAAAGAGCGTGTATTTTAA